The following proteins come from a genomic window of Leishmania major strain Friedlin complete genome, chromosome 1:
- a CDS encoding putative long-chain-fatty-acid-CoA ligase (previous protein_id=AAC24657.1): protein MGGCVVSLMECKARSNEVPWELSEDVKSYGPLSVAVAGTQTPNSSAVYVNGKQSTLAAQQECGKQFYYGPNQPQRFAKLCQENLDSVALAYRRIEKMEKEQVAGASRPMDVAYFSEQCNLTYRELWHAVTGFSRGLAELGLEKRVNVTIYEETRWEWLASIYGIWMQDMVAATVYANLGEGALFHALRETECKAILCNGKSVPNLLRGVGSGAFPACTLIYLDNLPVAGCAELHGCRVVSWKDVVALGHGAGAHHGAAPPEDNESVALIMYTSGTTGDPKGVMHTHGSIVAGILTMDDWLYSVIKHRPDDVYLSYLPMAHIMEFGVVNILLARRAHVAFGTPRTLTDATARPHGDFTHFRPTLLIGVPRIFDTLKKAVEAKLPPVGTLKRQVFDHAYQSRLAALKEGKDTPFWNEKVFSQPRAALGGRVRAFLSGGGPLSETTQEFVNVVFGCIVNGWGLTETVCIGAIQRLGDLTPSAVGQVLCSEQLKLRDIDEYKHTDTPYPRGEICLRGPFLFKGYYKQPELTREVLDEDGWFHTGDVGSIDCEGRVSIVGRIKALAKNCLGEYIALEVLEAVYSSHPLVLHNCVCVLVDPCKNYICALVLTDESHVMRFAKANGIEGEYPSLLEKKELLEKAAASMAETARAARRRDFEVVRRVSLIDDEWSPEKGQLTAALKLRRGAIAKQYEKQITCLFAE, encoded by the coding sequence ATGGGCGGCTGTGTCGTGTCATTGATGGAGTGCAAGGCCCGCAGCAATGAGGTGCCGTGGGAGCTCTCCGAGGACGTGAAGAGCTACGGCCCCTTGAGTGtggccgtcgccggcacaCAAACCCCCAACAGCTCCGCCGTGTACGTGAACGGCAAGCAGTCCACGCTGGCGGCACAGCAGGAGTGTGGGAAACAATTCTACTACGGCCCTAACCAGCCACAGCGTTTTGCGAAGCTATGCCAGGAGAACCTCGACAGTGTTGCCCTGGCGTACCGCCGCATCGAGAAGATGGAAAAGGAGCAGGTGGCGGGTGCATCGCGGCCGATGGACGTTGCGTACTTCTCCGAGCAATGTAACCTCACGTACCGGGAGCTGTGGCATGCCGTGACCGGCTTCAGCCGCGGCCTCGCCGAGCTCGGGCTCGAGAAGCGCGTCAACGTGACCATCTACGAGGAGACGCGCTGGGAGTGGCTGGCGTCTATCTACGGCATCTGGATGCAGGACAtggtcgccgccaccgtctaCGCCAACCTCGGCGAGGGCGCTCTCTTCCACGCACTGCGCGAGACGGAGTGCAAGGCGATTCTGTGCAACGGCAAGAGCGTGCCGaacctgctgcgcggcgtcggcagtgGTGCCTTCCCTGCGTGCACGCTCATCTACTTGGACAATCTGCCGGTTGCCGGGTGCGCGGAGCTGCACGGGTGCCGCGTAGTGTCGTGGAAGGACGTGGTCGCGCTGGGCCACGGCGCGGGTGCGCACCAcggtgccgcgccaccgGAGGACAACGAATCGGTGGCACTGATCATGTACACGAGCGGCACGACCGGTGACCCGAAGGGCgtcatgcacacgcacggcagcATCGTCGCCGGCATCCTCACCATGGACGACTGGCTCTACAGCGTTATCAAGCACAGACCGGATGATGTCTACCTCTCCTACCTGCCCATGGCGCACATCATGGAGTTCGGTGTGGTGAACATCCTCCTCGCCCGCCGCGCCCACGTCGCGTTCGGCACCCCGCGCACGCTGACGGACGCCACGGCACGGCCGCACGGCGACTTTACCCACTTCCGCCCAACGCTGCTCATCGGCGTACCGCGCATCTTCGACACGCTCAAGAAGGCCGTcgaggcgaagctgccgccggtgggcACGCTCAAGCGACAGGTGTTCGACCACGCCTACCAGAGCcggctggcggcgctgaaggagggCAAGGACACGCCGTTCTGGAACGAGAAGGTGTTCAGTCAGCCACGCGCGGCTCTGGGAGGTCGCGTGCGGGCCTTtctcagcggcggcggcccgctGTCCGAGACCACGCAGGAGTTCGTGAACGTGGTCTTTGGGTGCATCGTCAACGGCTGGGGCCTCACGGAGACGGTGTGCATCGGTGCCATTCAACGGCTGGGTGACCTGACGCCGTCTGCCGTAGGCCAGGTGCTCTGTTCGGAACAGCTGAAGCTGCGCGACATTGACGAGTACAAGCACACGGACACGCCGTATCCGCGCGGCGAGATCTGCCTGCGCGGCCCGTTCCTGTTCAAGGGCTACTACAAGCAGCCGGAGCTGACGCGCGAGGTGCTGGACGAGGATGGCTGGTTCCACACCGGCGACGTTGGCAGCATCGACTGCGAAGGTCGCGTCTCCATAGTGGGGCGCATcaaggcgctggcgaagaaCTGCCTGGGCGAGTACAtcgcgctggaggtgctcgAGGCGGTCTACAGCAGCCACCCGCTGGTCCTGCAtaactgtgtgtgtgtgttggtggaCCCGTGCAAGAACTACATCTGCGCTCTCGTGCTCACAGACGAGAGCCACGTGATGCGCTTCGCGAAGGCGAACGGGATCGAGGGCGAGTACCCATCCCTGCTagagaagaaggagctgctggagaaaGCTGCCGCGTCGATGGCGGAGACAGcccgcgcggcgcggcgccgcgacTTCGAGGTTGTGCGCCGTGTTTCCCTTATCGATGACGAGTGGTCGCCGGAGAAGGGCCAGCtaacggcggcgctgaagctgAGGCGAGGCGCTATCGCTAAACAGTATGAAAAGCAAATCACATGCTTGTTCGCGGAGTGA
- a CDS encoding putative fatty acyl CoA synthetase 2 (previous protein_id=AAC24658.1), with the protein MDIPSHCSSLEATVLQLMDDANARRVVPDPRAMRYQQLGDENVALEGTESENSTPIYRQAKVTDAMQRRLENEWYNGPNFVQCFESMCKSRGSKRALAYRPISRVSHQLVREPESGLERLFEVTCYDATQYLTYDDVWTVVQNFGRGLRELALTPGCKVGMYLETRWEWLASAYGVWSQSMVLATVYANLGKEALSEAFAETSCAAIVAVGERVPSLIAMMRSGAMPHCILIYLDTLPEGIDATGVTLKAWEDVVRDGALSSYPLNLPTNNDDVSLIMYTSGTTGGPKGVMHTYGSMTAGINGMGGRLNELCGGVEPDERYCSSLPLAHIFEFTVTNVFLARGCWIGFGHTRTLLSTYARPHGDLVEFKPIFLIGVPRIFDSYKKMMETSLAQRGVLERKVFEHAFASRLKYLHAGMETPFWNEVVFAPLREMVGGRVRSMFGGGGPISAPTQNFMNVVLGGFIQGYGLTETVGNGPKQLVGDLEPACVGRLEMACEMKLVDTPDYKHTDTPEPRGEVCLRGPMLFKGYYKKESITKAAIDADGWFHTGDVGAIADRGRLRIVSRIKSLAKNALGEYIPMESLESLYAQVSLCVPNGVCVVVHSAKYYVCAIACTTESKAMVFARQHDIQCEWPAILKNPDFQKAATEAFRELAINAGRGKQEIVRYVHVVGDQWTPENDMLTAAGKLKRHAVAERYKDLICSLYVD; encoded by the coding sequence atGGACATCCCCTCTCACTGCAGCAGCCTGGAGGCAACGGTGCTCCAGCTGATGGACGACGCCAacgcgcgccgcgtcgtgcCGGACCCTCGCGCAATGCGCTACCAGCAGCTAGGCGACGAGAACGTCGCCCTCGAAGGCACCGAGAGCGAGAACAGCACGCCGATCTACCGCCAGGCGAAGGTGACggacgcgatgcagcgccgcctggAAAACGAGTGGTACAACGGGCCCAACTTCGTGCAATGCTTCGAGTCCATGTGCAAGTCGCGTGGCAGCAAGCGTGCGCTGGCCTACCGCCCGATAAGTCGCGTGTCGCATCAGCTGGTGAGGGAGCCGGAGAGCGGGCTGGAGCGGTTGTTTGAGGTGACATGTTACGATGCGACGCAGTACTTGACGTATGATGATGTGTGGACGGTCGTGCAGAACTTTGGCCGTGGCCTGCGCGAGCTCGCACTCACTCCTGGCTGCAAGGTCGGCATGTACCTCGAGACGCGCTGGGAGTGGCTGGCGTCGGCGTACGGCGTGTGGTCGCAGAGCATGGTGCTCGCCACGGTGTACGCGAACCTCGGCAAGGAGGCGCTCAGCGAGGCCTTCGCGGAgacgagctgcgccgccatcgtggCAGTGGGCGAGCGTGTGCCGTCGCTGATCGCCATGATGCGGAGCGGTGCGATGCCGCACTGCATCCTGATCTACCTCGACACGCTGCCGGAGGGCATCGATGCGACGGGCGTGACGCTGAAGGCGTGGGAAGACGTCGTGAGGGACGGCGCTCTCTCCAGCTACCCCCTCAACCTGCCGACAAACAACGATGACGTGTCCCTGATCATGTACACGAGCGGCACGACGGGCGGGCCGAAGGGCGTCATGCACACGTACGGCTCGATGACCGCGGGCATCAACGGCATGGGTGGCCGCCTGAACGAGctgtgcggcggcgttgaGCCCGATGAACGCTACTGCTCCTCCCTGCCGCTGGCTCACATCTTCGAGTTCACGGTCACGAACGTCTTCCTtgcgcgcggctgctggaTCGGATTTGGCCACACCCGCACACTGTTGAGCACGTACGCACGTCCACACGGCGACCTCGTCGAGTTCAAGCCAATCTTCTTGATTGGTGTGCCACGCATCTTCGACTCCTACAAGAAGATGATGGAGACGAGCCTGGCAcagcgcggcgtgctggAGCGCAAGGTCTTTGagcacgccttcgcctcccgCCTCAAGTACCTTCACGCCGGCATGGAGACGCCGTTCTGGAACGAGGTGGTCTTCGCCCCGCTGCGCGAGATGGTGGGCGGtcgcgtgcgcagcatgttcggaggcggtggcccgATCAGTGCACCAACGCAGAACTTCATGAACGTCGTCCTTGGCGGGTTCATCCAGGGCTACGGACTCACCGAAACCGTCGGCAACGGGCCGAAGCAGCTCGTCGGCGACCTCGAgcccgcgtgtgtcggtCGGCTGGAGATGGCCTGCGAGATGAAGCTGGTGGACACGCCAGACTACAAGCACACGGACACGCCGGAGCCGCGCGGTGAGGTGTGCCTGCGCGGTCCCATGCTCTTCAAGGGCTATTACAAGAAGGAAAGCATCACCAAGGCCGCCATCGACGCTGACGGCTGGTTCCACACCGGCGATGttggcgccatcgccgaccGCGGTCGACTGCGCATCGTTAGCCGCATCAAGTCACTGGCCAAGAACGCCCTAGGTGAGTACATCCCGATGGAGAGCCTGGAGTCCCTGTACGCACAGGTGAGCCTGTGCGTGCCGaacggcgtgtgcgtcgttGTCCACTCTGCCAAGTACTACGTCTGTGCCATCGCGTGCACGACGGAGAGCAAGGCGATGGTGttcgcgcggcagcacgacATCCAGTGTGAGTGGCCGGCGATTCTGAAGAACCCCGACTTTCAGAAGGCAGCGACGGAGGCGTTCCGCGAGCTCGCCATAAACGCGGGCCGTGGCAAGCAGGAGATTGTACGCTACGTCCACGTCGTGGGGGATCAGTGGACGCCGGAGAACGATATGCTCACGGCGGCTGGCAAGCTGAAGCGCCACGCAGTCGCGGAGCGCTACAAGGACCTGATCTGCTCCCTGTACGTTGACTAG